The Mangrovivirga cuniculi genomic sequence AGGCGATACCTGTAAACTTTAGTGCATCAGATATTGATGGCTTATTTAGTATTAAAAGTGGATTTCTAAACGGAAGTGAAGACACCTTAAAAACAAGTATTTGTATACCGGATTGCCCTTATATCATCAACGAGCCAATGATAATTGATTTCGTGGCTATAGATGACAACTGCCCTCAGCCACTTTCAGATACATTGAGAATATCATTAACGATTATTAGACAGGATAATGTCGCACCCGAATTAAATTTAGATCGAACTGAAGTAACGATTGCCCCTGGAGATAATTTTGTCTTGCCATTTGATGCATACGACTTTGATTCGGATTCGATATTCGCACAGTTATTTGGATTAAACACCAGAGATCTACCTGATAGTTTGAAATTTGAATATCTCTCACGATTTGATGAATTAAATGGCGTTTTAAGCTGGAGTCCCGAATGTTCTGACCTGAATCCGGGCCTGAGTCCGGTTTCATTCGACATGCAAATACTTGTAAAAGATGTTGATAAATGTAATCCTAAGTTTGATACTGCTACCGTTTCCATAACCTTAGCTGATGATGAATCAAATTTTGATGGTTATGAGCCCGCTAACGTAATTACTGCCAACGGCGATGGTATAAATGATGCCTTTGTTAGTTGTGAATTTGGAGATTGCGATAATTCATTCATCCTTCCACCGGATAATTGTTCTAATCAGTACGAAGGTATAACTATCGTAAACCGATGGGGACAGGAAGTTTACCATACTAAGGAAAGAGATTTCTACTGGGATGGAAATGACAATTCTGCCGGTATTTATTTTTACGAGATTAAATATAGTAACCGAAGTTATAAAGGGCACATATCTTTATTGAGAGGTAATTGATTTATTAACCGATTAACCTTTATCCATATTTGTTGTAGTTTTGCAGATAAATTAAATGAAGGATGAAGGATAAGATCGTTTTAATTACAGGAGGAAGTTCAGGAATTGGCAAAGCCCTTTCAGAAGTATTTGGTAAAGAAGGAGCCCGAATTGCTATTACCGGAAGAAATAAAGAAAAACTGGAAGAGCAAAAAAACAAACTACATTCTGAAGGAATTGAATGCCTGGCAATTCAGGCTGACTCTTCATCTGAAGACGATAATTACCGAACAGTAAGTGAAACGATCAACACCTATGGAGGCATTGATATCCTTATTGCTAATGCCGGAATCAGCATGCGGGCAATGTTTGAAGACCTGGATATGAAGGTTTTTGAAAAGGTCATGAATGTTAATCTATACGGACCTGTTTTTCTGATCAAGGCTGCACTTCCCTATTTAAAAAAATCGAAAGGAAGTATTATTGGCGTTTCTTCATTTAATGGTTTTAAAGGAACCCCCGCGAGGACAGCCTATACAGCGTCAAAATTTGCATTAGGAGGTTTTCTTGAAGCACTTAGACTGGAACTTATACCAAAAAATATTCATGTAATGACCGTTTACCCGGGCTATACAGAATCAAACATCAGAAATACCGCTTTGACTGCCAAGGGAGAGGCACAAGGTAAATCACCTTATGAAGAGGGGAAAATGATGTCCTCAGAAGAAGTTGCTTTAAGAATATTCAAGGCTACAAAAAAGAAAAAGAGAGAATTGTATATGGGCTTTGAAACGAAGATGGGACGATTACTCAATAAGT encodes the following:
- a CDS encoding SDR family oxidoreductase; this translates as MKDKIVLITGGSSGIGKALSEVFGKEGARIAITGRNKEKLEEQKNKLHSEGIECLAIQADSSSEDDNYRTVSETINTYGGIDILIANAGISMRAMFEDLDMKVFEKVMNVNLYGPVFLIKAALPYLKKSKGSIIGVSSFNGFKGTPARTAYTASKFALGGFLEALRLELIPKNIHVMTVYPGYTESNIRNTALTAKGEAQGKSPYEEGKMMSSEEVALRIFKATKKKKRELYMGFETKMGRLLNKFFPKLTDKMVYNHMKKEEGSPVK